One Molothrus aeneus isolate 106 chromosome 6, BPBGC_Maene_1.0, whole genome shotgun sequence genomic window carries:
- the NDUFAF1 gene encoding complex I intermediate-associated protein 30, mitochondrial, with amino-acid sequence MALAVMLLNGTSFHGGCCRHKVLLSSLGPLLSNSKLYSSYRRPGAEPEKKLSWQNADFSFKKSIDHLKTQLSLLKKETQDYLKGPGGNPLSRHLLEQTRVLWQFRSQEDLNKWVISSDVEIGGKSKVYIKLGRNNQAALLYGTLNTEVPRDGETKYSGYCSMRSRPEVGSFNRKKYYDWSNFNSLYLRVRGDGRPWMVNIYTDPYFSHQKDDLYSYFMFTRGGPYWEEIMIPFSKFFLSSRGRVQDNQHPVWLDKVRTLGFTIGDKVDGPFQLEIDFIGLVNDRAHKEKFAYEAYDKNTPV; translated from the exons ATGGCTctggctgtgatgctgctgAATGGTACTTCCTTCCACGGTGGATGCTGCAGGCACAAAGTTTTGCTCTCCTCACTTGGACCTCTCCTCAGCAATTCAAAATTGTACAGCAGCTACAGGAGGCCCGGGGCAGAGCCTGAGAAAAAACTGTCTTGGCAAAATGCTGATTTCAGCTTTAAGAAGAGCATTGATCACCTGAAGACTCAGCTAAGCTTGCTGAAGAAGGAAACCCAAGATTACTTAAAAGGACCTGGAGGCAATCCATTAAGTCGACACTTGTTGGAACAAACAAGGGTGTTGTGGCAGTTTAGGAGCCAAGAAGATTTAAATAAATGGGTTATTTCCTCTGATGTGGAGATTGGAGGGAAAAGTAAAGTTTACATCAAATTGGGTAGGAATaaccaggctgctctgctgtaTGGAACCCTCAATACAGAAGTGCCTCGTGATGGGGAGACAAAATACAGTGGATATTGCAGTATGAGATCCAGACCAGAAGTG GGATCTTTTAACAGGAAGAAGTATTATGACTGGTCAAACTTCAACAGTCTGTATTTACGTGTCCGTGGTGATGGCAGACCTTGGATGGTAAACATTTATACAGACCCCTACTTCTCTCATCAAAAGGATGACCTCTACAGCTACTTCATGTTTACCCGAGGAGGCCCATACTGGGAGGAAATAATG ATTCCATTCTCCAAATTCTTTCTCTCCAGTCGGGGAAGAGTCCAGGATAACCAGCATCCTGTCTGGTTAGACAAG GTTAGAACCCTTGGATTCACCATTGGAGATAAAGTAGATGGTCCATTCCAGCTGGAGATCGATTTTATTGGTCTGGTAAATGACAGAGCTCATAAAGAAAAGTTTGCCTATGAAGCATATGACAAGAACACTCCAGTCTAA